AACCTCACCACTCTTTGATCAGCCAGGTGTTCATAGTAATTTTATGGGTCACATGATTCGAGTCTACACTCAAAGTACATTTCTCAACACATTCAGCAAGTCTTCATCAAATGTGTTGCCCCACATTTCAAGTTATACTGAATTTTTTCGACAAATGTGGCAGTCATTATTGCACCTGTTGGAGACTAAAACTACCTGTATACAAAAGGTTATGGTGTGGTTTAACCATTCAACATCACTGAACAGAACAATGCTCTGGAGTTTGATGGTTTATAAATTTAagtgattgattaattgattgattgattatttatcTATAAAGAGATGTTCGGTGcagtatacatttttttatcacaaataaaacTAATCTGTATTTAGGTGCAGATTTATTTCTTATAGTCCTGAAAAACACTTGTCAattcttatttatttataactaaCTGTGTACACATAATGAACTGTAATATATTCTAAAGACAATACAGTATAACATTTGTTGATGCTACATGCATCCTTTCCACAATGTGTCGTAGAGGGCACCCTACTTCCTTGACTAGATTACAGTGCAGAACATGCAGAAACTCACGTCCAGATTTCTAAAAACTACTGTCACAGTGTTTTATTCCTCTCTTTATCAACTAAATATGGTTACCATATGGAAAGATATGTTACAAAAGTCAGAATGACTATCAACAGTTTAGTTAATACCCCTCCTCCCCAAACCTCTTTTAATCACATCAGCTTTTGTTTCAATATATCAATAAGTGCAGATCTCTCCTGACTCTCGAGACGAAAACGCTCTTCTCGTTCTTTTTGTTCCATTTGAAGGCGCTGCCTGTCTAATTCAATCCGTTCTCGCTCTAACTTAAGTTCTTCCCTTCGTAGAGCTAATTCCTCTTTTCTCAGCACTGTATCCTCAGCTTGTTTCTGTTTTAAATACAACAGGACACCGTCTGTTTGGGCATTACACGTACAACATACTTTTGATGGTTCTTCTGCCGTATTTGAGTAGTTGTTGTGGctaattttgtcatcattgcctacaaatgtacaacaatgAAAAAAGATATAGTCATTTTAAAGTGGCCCAAACTGAGTTTAAACCTTTTTTACTCACACATCCCAGtataattttgatgtcaatgttgacaatacaattgtcttgatttgatttggcaaaaaaaaaaatattcgaaAAATCACAAACTGAAATGGATATACAATACGACAGCTATCTAATTCATAGGAGAAACAAAACAGATACATCACTGAATACCTTTTGCCGAGGATGACATAACAACTTATTACCATTGTGGTCCTCTCACACAAAGGATACAAAGAccactacaatacaatacataacaGACAAAATATACTAAAAAGACAAAATCTGACCAGACCAAATATGGATGAAAATGTAAATAGAACGAAACCAGACtatcagaaataaacaaactcACTTTCATCTAATTCGGATAATTTCTCATACGTAAAAGCTTTAAGTTGCACTGAGTTTGTATTATGAATATGTGGGGGTAAGCTGTTCTAAATTTTTGCGCCAGATATACGGAATGAACGTTGACGCTGAGTATTGAAGGTTGGAATATAAATAGGGAAAGAACTTGATCTAGTGTGATATGAATGTCTACTGATTAGACTGAAATGGTTGGAAAGATAACTTGGGGCACTACTGCTCTGCACTTTGTGACATGATTTGTTCAACTCATTCAGTAGGAAGCCACCCCAATTGTCTTATGGCAtggttagaacagttgattgcatagtagggattgccagaacatgtttttatatatatcgtaaattacgtcatcatatcatttatgagttatatcttaataccaggtttgagttcagtcaaatGCTAGTGGTGATTAAGTGTGCTTCAATAGGTACAATAATACGAGTACcgttttaaatatgcagtacaAATAATCCCAAAACATGAttaaactcagtttgtgacCCTTAACGTATGTTATTAAAGGATGTTTCAGAAACTTGTCAATAAGTTTAGGTAGAATTAAGCAGACAGCAAAGCAGAGCATAGACCCTCCCAAGTCTATGAGCACAGCTAACTTTTGCACATTCATTCTGATAGTATGGTGGGGAGGTGACAGAGCCTAATAAGCCATTCTGCAACTGCTCTCTTTTcttcatgaaatgaaaaattgcAGCAAATGAGCTAGGAAGATTTTTATTGCTTGATGTATTGAGGTTAATAGTGGTTGACTTCCAATTTACCCTCAGACCAACAAACAGCTGTGATTCACTCGGACCATATAATACACCTAGTTCAGcaaatacattacaaatgtcAAGAAAGCAACTCAAATCAAGTTATCTAACACAAATATGAAGGCAATAACTGCAAGTTTCAGGTGTATTATTACTGTCAATATCATTAAATGTTACTTTCAGAATCTTCTAAAGTATCACATACTGTCTGTAATCAGATTTTTATACATTTGAGTATTTCAGAATAAAGCTTTGTAAGTGTATAAGTCAAACATACCACTTGTGATAGGTGTTTCCATAGCAGCTGCAGCTGTTTTTTTCATCTGTGATATTTTTTCTCTTTCATAATCTTTGTTTACAACAAGCTTTATCCGCAAGGCAGTTTTGTTGTCTTCTAGTTTCTTAATGTCTTGGAGTAACTTCTCCTTCTCTCTGAACTCCTCTTCTGTTCCTGTTCTGATATAGATTGGAGGAAAAAGTATTTGCTTAATTGTGTAAATTAACTGGATGAAAAAACTAAAAAGAGCAGAAAAtcaaatcccgacctacctaccctattttggtaggccatgttatcggaaacacaattattatttttcccACCTTTAATAgtattaataattttcagtgttggttgtttgaaaaaaaaataccctTTGCACATTTAAATTTAGCTCTCATTTTCAAAATCTTGAATGTATAATGCATCTATTGGTAAGAAAATGAGGTAAgtggaaattattttcaaaagtaCGTGAATTTGGGGTATAAATTCCATCTTGCTATACAAAAGTGTGTCTTATGAAACAAGGTTATCCTGTAACATAATTTTGCCCTAGCTACCACAGGACATCTTTCAGAGCTAGAGGAAGAAGCTGGATAGtggtaaaataattttaaactaTATACTAAGTCTCCATTGAGATCATTAGGACCTGAAGAGATCCTGTACTAGCGGCCAAAACACCTACAGTCACtgaaatctcagaccactaaatggatttagtggtctgagctgaaATCAATATAATTACTAAATATCACATGTACTTTTGCAGAATTCAatgcagggctcaaaattaacttttctttggtagtcctagtgggctaccagtttcagaaaTTGCTAGCCGAAGTACTGTGACCTGTAGCTtgatattcctgaactgaaaacagatttcctcaaTTGGAAATATTTgcttattaaaatactttcatgtccataaatcttccattcTCATCACGTAATCAGTgttagcctgagtgggctatcAGCTGcaaactatggtagccccatgaccagaattggtagtctgtttGCAAGGGACTACTGTTTATTTTGAGCCATGATTCAATGTGAGTGTTTCTGTCATGGgtgataagtaggtaaaatctaaaCGAGTTACTTTGTTATGACCAGAATTGGTAATCGTCtttgggcatgggactactgtttaTTTCGAGCCCTGATACAATGTCAGTGTTTCTGTCATGGGTGATAAGTAGGCAAAATCTAAATGAGTTACTTtgttattttaccagggttccccaccaatagtatgggaaactatgccagttttaacAGATTTACACCCTTCCTGTTACACAGTTCCCAGCccttggcaaaaacactgaatgtgaTATGCCGTGGAACTACATACCCCAAGTTGATTCTTAATAGTATTTGAATTTCAATAGTTGCTCAAGTTCAACTTTAGTCTGTTCTGAATTGACTTTTATAAATAATTGGTTTTCATTCACAAGATGAACTGGTGAAATATTTTGTACTGGTAAACACTTaagttataaattatataacttataagaaaACGAAATGAAATAGGATGAAAAATAAGAACTTCATTGCATCTCTAGAATAAACTAATTACAATCATAAACTTTTTCTCTATAcactcccccctcccccaatcATCTAACCCTCTCTTACCTTCGCAAACTAGTAAAGTCCTTCTGCTTGTAATAATCTAGAAGACGGTATGTCCTTTCCCTACACCTCCGACTGTCGATTTTAAACGACTCATCAGTTTCCATGAGACGTTCTGCCACCCTCCCCCACGCTTTTCCCGATTCTTTGAGGTGTACTGCGATAGGATTCTGTGCTAACACCTCTCGCAGGAGTAATATATCATGTCTGACCGAGAAACGCATTATTTTCTTTCTGGGACCAGCATTTTGACCAGCATCGTCACATTCAACTTTTGGAGCAGTAACCTCGACACCAGGATTCGCCCTTTTCGACATTGCGCCTGAAAATACACATGATATATTGAGTATTATGAATCAACCACGGTGACACTGATCATACACTGGTGAAGTCTTTAGGAAAATAACATGAGATTGTCATACTTACGCGTATTTACATTCACGATTACATGTAGAAATATGGCCTCGGCGTAATAACGTCTACCGCCCAAGCGCGAGCAAGCTGTCTGGTGGTCACATGTCAATGACGTTACACGTTTGCGGTTGATGTCACGACGCATGTGACGTAGACAAAACCTCTACACATCATTTGCACATGAAACCGGAGGCTGGGATTatcttttgttatgcaaattaccactGACGTCAATGGTTACTGAGGTAATACCTGAAGCCATCGCAAGACCGTGACAGGGAAACGAACGAGAAAGCAAACCTGTTCTGTCCGAGGTAAgttattttgctaaaatattatATCTAACTTAAGCGTTGGCCCCAGACAGTACCCGTTGACACACCAGTTGAAACTTGTGTTGATATTCCGTTCGACAGCGCGTCGGAGCATCAATGTACGTCTTGGGATTGTGGAGATCAAGTTCACTAGATCTTGATTGAGCCGGACACAGATTTGAAGCAACAAGTATTCATCAAATCAACTGCGACTCAAAAAAACATAAATACTGTACTTAAACAACATCAATGTAGTATATTCATGTAgcatgttttaattttgatgtcattttgatcAGAATAAACGTTGCGGTCCACTTTTTACTCGGATTCTTTGACTCAAGGAATCCAACATGGCGCCGTGCATTATTTACACGAAACCCCACAACGTCAACAGGTGTTATATTTATCCGTAATTTCATTGTTTATGTGTAGTGGAGTGTTCGTATTTGTTTACATATAGTCAAATAAGGTTATGTTCTATTTCGAATCAGAATTGGATAGTCGACTAGTACTGTTGGCAGTCTCTTCGCAAACGAGTCGGactgtttgtaaacaaaagtaAATACCATTGACTGTCGAGTGTCGTAATCATAAAgttacacacactcagacaccAGGGAAATTGTAGCAACTTCAAATAAAACGAGGTGCAATGTCAACATAAAACTATTTTGATCACCTTTTCATTTTCTGATAACCCATTGTATACTGTTGTTAATCCATAGATTCATAGCTGTATTGAAGGTCTCAGTACAGAAATCTGCCAATTATGGCGGACTCAGAACCACTGAAGAAAAAGAAGGCAAAGCCATCCAAAGTCACCAAAAGAAAGTCAAAAAGTAAGTACTCAATCAAGGTGTTTATTTTTATCAagttttcttttgttatttatcTGTTTCATGTAATTAGCTCTAGGTATAATAAAGCTGCTTTCTAAAATAACTGCCTAAGCTCCAActttttgcaatataaacaataatattTAATTGCTATGCAATAACATGctagtcttgtagtaagacaTAAATCTGCACTGGAAAGGTTGCTGAATACAAGCCGAGGATTACAATACCTCTGTTACACCAGCGTCTTTTGTGCTAGCTGACATGTGGTTGCTGTTGAAAGTTTGCCCTTGGGTCTCAGTCATAGCTAGACTATAACTTACAATTGTTTTGCCAAAACAGGTCATGACCAAATCTGTTTACTGAAGAGGATGATCCCAgccaaaatattatatttctaagTCTTAAAATGtccattttgtgattttgttgaGTATGAAGTAGACAT
This Glandiceps talaboti chromosome 13, keGlaTala1.1, whole genome shotgun sequence DNA region includes the following protein-coding sequences:
- the LOC144444440 gene encoding uncharacterized protein LOC144444440, which encodes MSKRANPGVEVTAPKVECDDAGQNAGPRKKIMRFSVRHDILLLREVLAQNPIAVHLKESGKAWGRVAERLMETDESFKIDSRRCRERTYRLLDYYKQKDFTSLRRTGTEEEFREKEKLLQDIKKLEDNKTALRIKLVVNKDYEREKISQMKKTAAAAMETPITSGNDDKISHNNYSNTAEEPSKVCCTCNAQTDGVLLYLKQKQAEDTVLRKEELALRREELKLERERIELDRQRLQMEQKEREERFRLESQERSALIDILKQKLM